From a single Miscanthus floridulus cultivar M001 chromosome 8, ASM1932011v1, whole genome shotgun sequence genomic region:
- the LOC136472763 gene encoding classical arabinogalactan protein 6-like → MARALALAVFLLLVASAAVAFAAEAPAASPKHSASTPSKAPSTSPDKSEKAPTASPENAAATPKATPAKAPATASKSEASPSEAPASGSGAASPSESGASEKAPTGAPTDLSASPSASPSGDEAAASPDGSSSSAASEEPSASESSGAAEEPSTAEAGGASADSPPEPAHASDSPAESPGPAADHESGSPSMGTGVAATVLAAATASAMLSF, encoded by the coding sequence ATGGCCCGCGCTCTCGCCCTTGCtgtcttcctcctcctcgtcgcctccgccgccgTGGCGTTCGCCGCGGAGGCCCCGGCTGCCTCGCCGAAGCATTCGGCCTCCACGCCGTCGAAGGCGCCCAGCACGTCACCCGACAAGTCTGAGAAGGCCCCCACGGCGTCGCCTGAGAATGCTGCGGCGACGCCCAAGGCGACCCCCGCCAAGGCCCCTGCAACGGCCTCCAAGTCAGAGGCGTCTCCTTCCGAGGCGCCCGCCTCCGGGTCCGGCGCCGCCTCACCCAGCGAGAGCGGCGCGTCGGAGAAGGCCCCCACTGGTGCCCCTACGGACTTATCGGCCAGCCCTTCCGCGTCCCCTTCAGGAGACGAAGCCGCCGCATCGCCcgacggcagcagcagcagtgccGCCTCCGAAGAACCTTCCGCCAGCGAGTCCAGTGGCGCTGCCGAGGAGCCGTCGACGGCCGAGGCTGGCGGCGCATCCGCCGACAGCCCGCCCGAGCCTGCCCACGCTTCGGACTCGCCAGCGGAGTCTCCTGGCCCGGCCGCGGATCACGAGAGCGGCAGCCCGAGCATGGGCACCGGCGTCGCCGCGACCGTGCTGGCCGCGGCCACCGCCTCCGCGATGCTTTCTTTCTAG